TGGTCCGTGCCCTTCAACGCTTCCAGGCTCATCACTCCCGCAACCTGAGCATTTTTTAGAAGAAGGTATGCATCGTTTACGGCAAGGGATGCAATGGCTGTCATCATCTGCGTACCATTTATCAAGGCAAGCCCTTCCTTTGCCTTATACGTTACCGGGCTGATCTCGGCTCTTTCAAGTGCCTCCATTGCCGGCATCTTCACTCCATTATAGTTAGCCATTCCCTCTCCCATGAATGCAAGGGCGATGTGGGCAAGCGGAACAAGGTCCCCACTCGCTCCAACCGAACCCTGGGAAGGCACGACAGGATGAAAGCCTCTGTTCAGCCCATCTATCAATTTTTGTACGAGAGTTAGAGTAACACCCGAATATCCTTTTGCAAGTGAATTTGCCCTCAGCAGCATCATGGCACGCACGATTTCATCGGGCAGTTCATCGCCCACTCCGCATGCATGGCTCCTTATCAGGTTTTCCTGCAATTTCTCTATTTCATTATCAGAGATACGCACATTCGAGAGTTCTCCAAACCCCGTATTTATCCCGTAAACAACCTTCCCCTCCTTCAGAACCTTTTCAACCTTCCCCCTGCTTTTTTCAATATTTGCTATCGCCATTTTGCTTATAGACACTTTTGCCTTATTCCTTGCAACGGCAACTACGTCTTCAATACTCAAATGCCCTCCATCGATCTCGATCATTTTCTCGCCATCGGAATTTTTATGTTCATTCTACACACAAATTGTATGGCATCATTGTAGCCTGCATCGGCATGCCTGACTATGCCAATCCCCGGGTCAGCTATAAAAACACGCTTTATTCTTTCGTCCGTCTCTTCCGTTCCATCGCATACGACAACCATTCCAGCATGTGTGGATAAGCCGATACCGACACCCCCTCCATTATGAACGGAAATGCTGTCAGCCCCTGCGGCACAGTTAATGAGTGCGTTCAATAAGGGCCAGTCTGCTATGGCATCGCTTCCGTCTTTCATGCCTTCTGTTTCCCTATTCGGAGATGCAACACTCCCCGCATCCAGATGATCACGCGTTATCGCCACCGGACCAATTTTGCCTTCTCTGACCATTTTGTTTATGGCAAGGGCAAATTTATCTCTTTCTCCGTATCCAAGCCAGCACACGCGGGCTGGCAGCCCCTCCCATGGAAGGTATTTTTCAGCCAGTTTTATCCAGTTCACAAGCGTTTTATTATCCGGAAACATATCCATCACAAGTTTATCCGTTTTTATGATGTCTTCTTTGTTTCCAGTGAGTGCAAGCCACCTGAACGGCCCCCTTCCCTCGCAGAACATTGGACGGATGTATGCCAGTACAAATCCGGGATAACCAAAGGCGTTTTTTAAGCCCGCCTCGTATGCCTGCCCCCTGAGATTATTTCCGTAATCAAATACAATTGAGCCATTCTTCTGAAAAGCAAGCATGGCCCTGCAGTGTTCCACCATTGATTTCATGGCCTTCTCAATATATTTCTGGGGCTCTTCTCTTCTCAATTCGATCGCTTCATTCAAATTGCTGCCGTAATATCCCGAAGGTACATATCCGTTCAACGCATCGTGGGCTGATGTCTGGTCGGTGACGACATCCGGGATTATTTTGCGCTTTGCCATCTCCGGGTGAACATCGGCACAATTTCCAAGCAATCCTATTGATGTTGCTTCTCCTTCTTCCCTGGCATTCATGACCATTTCAATGGCTTCATCCATATCATCTGTCTTCCCATCGCAGAATCCAGATTTTATTCGTCTGTCGATGCGTTTCTCATCGCATTCCACTATTATGGATGCGCCTCCAGCCATCTTTATGGCAAGGGGTTGAGCTCCCCCCATCCCGCCGAGCCCGCCGCTCAGCACAAACTTTCCTTTAAGCGTGCCGTTGAAATGCTTTCGAGCGCAAGCCGCAAATGTCTCATATGTTCCCTGAATGATTCCCTGCGTTCCGATATAACACCAGGAGCCGGCTGTCATCTGCCCGTACATTATCAGCCCCAGGTCTTCAAGCTCGTAAAATTTCTCCCACGTGCTCCACTTGGGCACAATATTGGAATTTGCGATTAAAACGCTGGGGCTGTTATTTTTCGTCCTGAATATCCCGACCGGCTTGCCGGATTGAATAAGCAGGGTTTCATCATCTTCTAGTTCTTTTAATGATTCCACTATTTTGTTGTAGCATTCCCAGTTTCTGGCAGCCTTTCCTGTTCCCCCATATACGATGAGCTGTTCAGGCAATTCCGCATTTTCGAGATTGTTTTCAAGCATGCGCAAAATTGCCTCCTGTTTCCATCCTTTGCAGCGCAATTCTTTTCCCCTTTTCGCTTTTATTTTTGCCATTATACCTGTAATGGGGAGAAATACTTAATTTTTAGTATTGGCCAGGGGGATTGAAATTGACAAATCTGTATGTACCATATGGAAAAGTTAATAAGCCAAAGATAGATAACATCTCGGTGAACGAATGGCTATAGGGTTTATTTTAATCTCTACGGCACCTGCAAAGGAGCATGAGGTTTACAGTGAACTGCTAAAGATAGAAGAAGTAGTTGAATTGCATCCTCTATTTGGCGAGTACGACCTTATAGCCAAGGTCGAGGCAAAGGACTTTGACGAACTGGGACAGATAGTTGTTGACAAAATAAGGACGATAAAGGGAGTGGCTGATACAAAAACCTTAACGGGAACAAAATTTTAAAAGGAGGGAATAAAATGGAATATATGTTGAGTTTGTTTGTGAGCATGTGTATGTTGGTGTTTGCGATAGGTGCAATAATAGCGGGGATATTTACAGCGTACTTTGGTTCCGGAAAGAGCAGAGCTGTTGGTGGCATTCTGCTGCTGATAGGCATAATTGTAGGGGTAGTGTTCTATAACTATACCACCGGTAATCTATGGGGAACTGCTGTGTTTGAAGATGGATGGAATACCATCGGAAATGGGATATCTGCGGTGATTGGAGCCATTGTCGGGGCATTGATAGCACTTGGCGTTTTCCTTGCAGGAATAATGAAGGCCTGAAAGAAACAGTTAAAAGCAATCTGGAAATATATACGGCGTTTATGGATAGGTATTTCGAGTTAGTTAATCTGATGAAGGAGGCAAAGAAAGTTGCAGTGGCATTTTCCGGGGGTGTGGACAGCAGTCTGGTGGCAAAAGCTGCGGTTGATGCAGGAATAGAAACGGTGGCGATCACTATTGATTCTCCCCTATTTTCTCGCAGGGAGATAAAAAACGCATCATTGGCTTCAGAGGAGATAGGTATAAGGCAAATCGTGGTGAAGAGCTGTGGACTGCCCGTAGAAAATACGCCGATGCGCTGCTATCACTGCAAAAAAAATGTGGCAAAGTTGTGGAAGAAGGTTGGAGGAAAGAGAGGTTTTCATACCATTGCAGATGGTGTAACAGTAACGGATATTAATGACCGGTTCAGACCGGGCGTGGATGCATCAAGTGAGGAAAAAATATGGCACCCTCTGGTAGATGCAGGATTTACGAAGGAAGATGTGGTTGCTGTTGCAAGAAATGTTGGATTAAGCATGTGGGATAAACCATCGGATGCATGTCTTGCATCTCGTATTTCTTATGGGGAGGCAATAACTCTAAAAAAACTGGGGATGGTTGAAGGGGCGGAAGACTTTTTAATCGGTCTATCAAAAAAAATTCGTGTAAGGATACACGATTCCATTGCAAGAATAGAAGTGCTGCCCGAAGATTTTGAAAAAATTGTTGGGATGAGAGAACAAATAATCGAGAAATTCAAAAAAATTGGATTCACCCATATCACTCTTGACTTGAGGGGTTATAGAAGCGGCAGCACGAATGAAGAATTGAACCGCAGGCCATAAAACATTTAGGTTTTACATGGGTGCCATCCTTTGGAATATGATCATGGCCACGATTGTTACTACGCTGAAGAATGCAATTGCGGTCGGCATGGATTTGCCCAATGTGTACATGTACTCTATTTTATCGTCCCCTTCGTCTATCCCATTGGCAAAACGGATTAAGAGAACTACAAGCTGCATTATGTATATACCTACCACGAGTACAAAATACTCCGGACTTATATCGAAAGAAAAATTCGACGAGCCTGAAATGAAATCGTTTTCAGGTAAAGATTCAAGGTTCATGCCCTCCAACACTACCGATATCAATTTTGTTATGCCCAGTGTTATGCCTGCTATCATGGGGGCAAATAATGTGGCTGTGGATTTCAGTGTGGATGTTAGCGTTCCAAGAGAATTTTTTATTCCCCTTTCAACTTCCTGAAGTTGCTTAAGATGTTCCGCAACTTTGACTATTGCAATGCCGGCTGCTTCATAGCTTTTCTTAACTCCTTCAACAAAGAGATGCATAATGGCCCTGATTCTATCTGAATATACATGCTTCAGGGAGCCGAATTTTTCATCGAAAAGGGCATCCTTCAGATCGGTCCTCATAGATGCAAGGTTAAAGGCTGTCCCGGAAAATATCTTCCCCATCTCTGCCCCCTCCATCGTTTCGGAGGCATATTGAAAAGCTTCCTCGGCAGGTCTTCCTTCAGTTATCCTTTTTCCTATCACATAAAGAGAATCGCTGAACTCCTTCTCCATTTCCTTTATCCTGTCCCTTATTTTTTTATAGGCCGTATATGTCCTGAGGCAGTATATTGATACGGCGGTGGCTATGCCCCACAATATGAATAATGTTACCGGGATATAGGCGTTCAATCCTCCCTCGCCGGCGGGACGGGTGATAAAATCAAATATTTCCCCTTTAATTGAAAACAGGGGCAGCAACATGAAAAATATACCAGGGAGGGCGATGAGTACTCCAGCAACGGCAGCTATGACCATATTTTCCTTTTTATTTATTTTTTCAACATCCGGATGGTTTCTAGGTATTATAGGCGGATTGAAAGTAGCGGGCCTCGAAAGAAGAATTTTTCTCATGTATGCAAAAAGGGCAAGAGGAAGAATGATATCGTAAAGCAAAAAAATTTGAAATATTGATATGCGAAGACCGACAAGTGATGCGGCGGGCATCATGGCCACCAGTGCCAGCGGAACCATAGCTCCTATCGAGTATATAACAAGGGTTGGCTGGTGAAGATTGTTAGCAAAATTCATCATATTATTTTTTGTTCCGTCCATAACGATATCCAATGAGCGGTCGAGCGTGATGTTTCTTTCGCTTTCGCTCGGTTCCCTGACAGCACTCCTTATTAAGTGCAATGCTCTCTTTAAATAATCGCTCCATTTTCCCCAGAGATTTGCAAATGACGTAACAGCATCATCCATGCTACGATAAACTCTGACTTCCAGATCCCATATCAATTTTTTCAGGTCTTTGCCCAATGAAGTATTTGATTCCCTTGCGGCAAATCTGATGCCGTCCTCCATATTTGGGATGAGCTTCAAATACATGATAATATAGCTCAGCACTTCCGGTATGTCTCCCAGGGAATGCACTTTCATATATCCTGCCTTTGTCTTCGGGTATTCGCTCAGAAACTGCAGTGCGGCCAGCGGCAGCCCGACCGTCGTGCCGATCATCAATACCGTCGTAAGCAATCCCATACTGGCTATGGAAAAACCATGGAAGGCAATGATGATTATGTCAAGTATAACAGCTGCAACAGATGCAATTATCGCCCCGCTGTAGGAAAGGAGCAGGACTTCATACGGCTCCACATCCAGCCCAGTAAAGTTAAGTGATTCAATAAATTCCTCAGAAACTGATTCCTCAGCTTTCTTTTTAAAAGTTTTTATATCGCCAACGATCCACGAGAAGTGTTTTACTGAAAATTTGCACATCTCTTCAAACCACATTTATCTCACTTTTCCCGCATATTCTTTAAACCATTCCATCCATCTCTTCTCTATTTCCTTGTAATCAGGGATTCCATGCTCCCTCCTGCTCTCTTCCGTGAAAACCCAGAAGGCATTATTGCAATCGCGCACTGACCGGGCTTCAAGCAGTTCATTCCTTTTTTTGCCGTATTCAACAATCTTTTTTCTTATTTTTGTTCTCAGGGAGATGTTTTCTATTGCCATCTCGATGTTCATTCCCCACTCCTTTGCAATCCTACCTATGATTTCTGACTGACCCATATCCAGCAGGTCTGTTGCTTCCAGTTCATCCTTCGCGGGGTTGTATCTCATGATATCTGCAAATATCTTATCAGCATCAACGTTCTCTCCCCACCTGCTTTTTGTTACTTCAGATATCTGTATCACCCTCCTTTTTTTCTCCATCCCCCCTCCTATCCTTATGGGGGCTGCTATTACAACTATGTCTGTTGCCTTAAACGAGGTGGGGGCCACCCCTATATCATATACTATCCTCTCAAATACGTCCCTTGTTGTGGCACCGTGTATCGTTCCCAATATCAGGTTGCCAGCCGCCCCGACCCTCATCGCCTCGAACAGAACTTTTGTCTCCTCCCCTCTCACTTCTCCAAGCACAAGGACAGATTCCCCCAGTCGGAGTGCCGTCCTCAGGGCTGTTTTAGGGTCGACGCCGCTGCTTCCCCCAGACGTTATGGGCCGTGTGACCAACGACTGCATTTTATAGCCCAGCTTCTGTAACTGTTCAACCGGCAATTCAGGTGTGTCTTCAAGTGTCAATATCCTGTATCTCTGGGGTATTTCTAAAAGAAGGGCGGAAAGCAGTGATGTTTTTCCAGAACCGCGGCTGCCCGATATTAGAATGGATGCCTGTCCGTCCACGAGGAAGCTCAGGAGGGCAGCTGCGGTTGGCGAAAACATTTCATATGTTATGAATTTTGGCAAAGTCCATGGTTTTGAGCCGTGGCGTCTTATCGCAAATGCCACCCCCTTTGCTGTCAGAGGTGGGGAAATTGCAGCTATCCTGGCGCCATACCCGCCGAGTTCCATGTCCAGGATGGGAGCACCCTCAGAGAAAGGCCTGCCGCTCAAACTGCGAAATCTTGATGACAGGGCTTCAACATCTCCTTCAGAAAAATAGATATTTGATGTATATTCCTCCCCTTCAAGTATTATGTGCAACGGATTATTTGCAACCGGGGCATTTATGTATATATCCTGAATCTTTTCATCCAGCAGCAAATCTTCCAGTATGCCAAAGCCTGCCGTATATTTGGCAAAAATATCAGAAAGTGTTTCAAGTTTCTCATTGTTGAACATCAATCCCTCTTCTTCCGCCACTTCATTTATCGTCTCTCTGGCAAATTTCAAAAAATATTCTCTTGATGTTTCCGGATCCATGAAAGAAGATTCCTGAGGCCTGTGGCGTGCCAGCTTTTCCTTAACTTTTTGTAGTACCTTCAATTCAGTTGCAGGAAGATTGTATTCAGGAGGTATGATAAAATAGAGCTTTTCAGGGCGCAATGAAAGCGAATACAGCGAAACGCTGAGCACCCGTCCTCCTTCACGTTTCACCCCGTATTTTTTAATGAACACACTATCTGATGGCGGTGTTAATTTTATATATGTGTCAAAAAACATCGGTCGCACATACGGCTGTATTTTGTCCCTGTAATAAAATTCGCTGTTTCTGTTTCCAACTATTTTTCTCGTCAATCCTTTTTCTCCTACTAGTTCTGAGAGAGCTTCGGCATATTCTTTTCTGCAGGCGGCACATTCGTCTTTGCCAGCATATTCAGCCCCGATAATTCCTGGCTTTCTTTCTTTTTTGTATCCCTTTTGGTAATGCAATTCATCTGTCAATTTCTGAAATGCAAGTATGGGGTCAGAAGGAGCGATTTCCTTTATCCTTTCCATTCTTTTAATTCTATCTTCAATACAACCGGTGCACCTGCCTTCTTTACCTCTGCTAGAAATTTTTGAGAAGTCATGGCTGTCCAATTCTTCCAAAAAATCCGCCAAATCTTTTAAAAATGATAGTGGCTCGCCATCAAAAACCTTCACAAAGGAATGATTTAATACTATTCTGTCAAGATTTGCCTCTTTTTTAATCATCTCAAAAATATTTTTTCTGCAATTCCCATCCAAGAGAGAAGACGGGCCATTGCAGTCTTCGCAATTTGCCACGGCGACTCTGAGGCTCCCTTCCCTTCTTAAAATGTAATTGCATGGCATTTATACCAAAATTTAATCTATTATTTCCCTATATAGTTTTTGATGGTTATTAATATTTCCGATGGAAAAACCAGGAAGGGAAGCATATCCGAAAAATTGTATGTACTTGGCAGGAGGGAAAAGGCAGAGGGGGGAATTCTGAATATAGGCAGGTACTATGCTCTCGACAAATCGCTGGGCTCGAATGTTTACGTGGATGGGGCAAAACCGCATGTAATACTGATATGTGGAAAGAGGGGCTATGGAAAATCGTATACGATGGGCACATTCATTGAGGAAATATCGCTTATGGACGAGTCAATAAGAAAAAATATAGGAGTGGTGGTCATAGACACCCTGGGCATTTACTGGACATCTTTCTTTGAAAACAAAAAGCAGGAGGGGGCGCTTTCAAGATGGGGTTGTTCCCCGACCGGATTAAAAATAAAAGTGTTGTCATCTCCTGATAGCGTAAATGAATACAGGAAAAAGGGAATAGATGCAGAGAAATTTTCATTGAGAACATCGGAGATTACCCCATCGCAGTGGTGCCAGTTATTCGGTGCAGAACTCATAGAGCCGCTTGGCGTTGCCGTTGCGAGGGCGATAAATGAAATGGACATCGATTATTCGATAGATGACATCATAGCGTTTATAAAAAAAGACAGACGCACCAGAGACGAAATAAAGGGAGCGGGTGAAAACTTCTTTAACATGGCAAAGTCATGGAATGTATTTGATAGGGAAGGATTACCCCTCGATAAAATAGTTAAAAACGGCGAAATAATGATACTGGACATAAGTTTGTTCTCTGAGGAACTGAAGATCATAATTGTTGCTGTACTCTCAAGAAAAATATTTGAGAGGAGGGTGAGGGAGCGCAAGAAAGATGAGGAAAGAATCATGGAGCACAGGAATACAGATGAAACAAGCGAAAAAATTTTTCCGATGGTATGCATGGCGATAGACGAGGCGCAGGTTTTTCTGCCTTATGAGAAAAAAATTTCCAAGGACGTGCTCATAAAACAGTGGATGAGGCAGGGCAGGCAGCCCGGTTTATCGCTCGTTCTTGCAACGCAGAGGCCAAGCGCCCTTGATCCGGAAGTTCTTTCCCACAGCGATATCATAATATGCCACCGTCTTACCGCCCAGGAGGACATAGACGCTCTGAATAAAGTTAGGCCAACGTATATGCAGGGGGAAATAAGCGAGGCTTTGAAAAAGGTTGGAGCGGAGAAAGGCGTGGCCCTCATTATAGACGACACTTCGGAATCTGTACATATAATAAAAATACGCCCGAGGCTGAGCTGGCACGGAGGGGAGGAGCCGTCCGCCATGGTGAAGTAAATGCTCTGGCTTGCAGGAGTGATCGTCGCCGTTGCCGGTACAATAATGGCATCATATTTTGATGTCAATACAAAAGAAATACCGAACGAGATAACGCTGGGCATGATAGTTACTGGCCTTATCACCTGTGCCGTGAGGATTTATTATGGATTTTACTGGATTATGATTGCACTGCCTTTGGCATTTTCATTCCTTTTTGCCTGGATTATATGGCGGGCGGGGCTTTTCGGGGGCGGTGACGCAAAACTTATTATGGGCATTGTCTCACTCATTCCCGTTTTTCCCGACGGCATATCTTTCATTCCAACATTCTTTCTGATGATGGCCATCGCTTCTTTCATCCACTACTTCATTTTTGGCATGGTGGAAATGGTCAGGAACGGAGAAGGACTGAAAACCGTTGCTTTTGCCCTATTGCCTGTAGCGGCCGCCATTATAGTATACGGGATTACAAAAAATCTCACCCCTATTTCAGCAATCTTGACTGTTTTTTCGCTTGCAGTCGTTGCAGATATAATAAGCCTCCTTATGCCTTACAGGAAAAAAGTTTTGTTGTCGGATGAGCTGGAAGGGGAGATGCTTGCCGAGACAATAGGATTGAAAAACGGAAAGGTTATAAGAGTAAAAGAAAAACCATCCCTGCTACTAAAAATTTTTTCCGGGCATAAGCATGACGTGGATGAAGTGATTGCATCCCCCCGTTATACGGGCATTTCTAAAGACGATATTGAAAAACTCGGGCATTTTTGCAGTGGGGTTTACATATTTCCGTCATACCCCATGGCCCCCATCATACTTGCTGCCGTGCTGCTTGCTATATTCTTCGGAAATTTAATGCCCTGCAGTTGCTAGCTGGTAAAAAGATATAAAAGATGCTTTTGTATACCATCATTGATAGGCATGGACAACGAATTTTTACCTTTGCCTGCGGAATTGGTGCGTGTTGAAGCCCTTACGGCTGATAAAAAGCTTTACAGAGTAAGATTTAAAGACGATAGGATCCAGAAAAAATTTTTTTTTAAGCCGGGCCAATTTGTTGAGATAAGCGTTGCCGGCATAGGAGAAATGCCCATATCGATAGCTTCCCCTCCATCGGCAAAAGAATATTTTGAGTTGTGCATCAAAAGGTCTGGCAGGGTCACGAAGGCAATCCATTCCATGAAGGAAGGAGATATGGTCGGAATAAGGGGGCCGTATGGAAACGGCTTTTCCCTAGAAAATTTCTATGGATACAATATGCTCTTCATCGCCGGCGGAATAGGATTACCTCCCTTGAAAAGCCTGATAGAAACTATATTGGCAGAGAGAGAGAAATTTGGTTCTCTTCAAATATTTTATGGAGCAAGGGATCCGGACGACCTAATTTTCGTAGACGATTTGATGGAATGGAAACGGTATGCAACGGTGGAAATAACAGTTGACAAAGGAAATGAGGAATGGAACGGGCAAGTTGGTTTTGTCAGTGATTTGGTAGGGATGGCGGAGATAGAAAGAAATTCGTATGCTGTGATGTGCGGCCCTCATGCAATGTTTGGGCCTGTTGCGGAGAAATTGAGAGAGAAAGGAATCGATGAAGTGAAAATAACAGTTTCGGCTGAAAGAAGGATGAAGTGTGGCATAGGCAAATGCGGGCATTGTATTGCCGGGGAGAGATACATCTGTACGGATGGGCCCGTGTTT
This sequence is a window from Candidatus Thermoplasmatota archaeon. Protein-coding genes within it:
- a CDS encoding A24 family peptidase — its product is MLWLAGVIVAVAGTIMASYFDVNTKEIPNEITLGMIVTGLITCAVRIYYGFYWIMIALPLAFSFLFAWIIWRAGLFGGGDAKLIMGIVSLIPVFPDGISFIPTFFLMMAIASFIHYFIFGMVEMVRNGEGLKTVAFALLPVAAAIIVYGITKNLTPISAILTVFSLAVVADIISLLMPYRKKVLLSDELEGEMLAETIGLKNGKVIRVKEKPSLLLKIFSGHKHDVDEVIASPRYTGISKDDIEKLGHFCSGVYIFPSYPMAPIILAAVLLAIFFGNLMPCSC
- a CDS encoding FAD/NAD(P)-binding protein; translation: MDNEFLPLPAELVRVEALTADKKLYRVRFKDDRIQKKFFFKPGQFVEISVAGIGEMPISIASPPSAKEYFELCIKRSGRVTKAIHSMKEGDMVGIRGPYGNGFSLENFYGYNMLFIAGGIGLPPLKSLIETILAEREKFGSLQIFYGARDPDDLIFVDDLMEWKRYATVEITVDKGNEEWNGQVGFVSDLVGMAEIERNSYAVMCGPHAMFGPVAEKLREKGIDEVKITVSAERRMKCGIGKCGHCIAGERYICTDGPVFTYEEYRKL
- a CDS encoding type II/IV secretion system ATPase subunit, which gives rise to MPCNYILRREGSLRVAVANCEDCNGPSSLLDGNCRKNIFEMIKKEANLDRIVLNHSFVKVFDGEPLSFLKDLADFLEELDSHDFSKISSRGKEGRCTGCIEDRIKRMERIKEIAPSDPILAFQKLTDELHYQKGYKKERKPGIIGAEYAGKDECAACRKEYAEALSELVGEKGLTRKIVGNRNSEFYYRDKIQPYVRPMFFDTYIKLTPPSDSVFIKKYGVKREGGRVLSVSLYSLSLRPEKLYFIIPPEYNLPATELKVLQKVKEKLARHRPQESSFMDPETSREYFLKFARETINEVAEEEGLMFNNEKLETLSDIFAKYTAGFGILEDLLLDEKIQDIYINAPVANNPLHIILEGEEYTSNIYFSEGDVEALSSRFRSLSGRPFSEGAPILDMELGGYGARIAAISPPLTAKGVAFAIRRHGSKPWTLPKFITYEMFSPTAAALLSFLVDGQASILISGSRGSGKTSLLSALLLEIPQRYRILTLEDTPELPVEQLQKLGYKMQSLVTRPITSGGSSGVDPKTALRTALRLGESVLVLGEVRGEETKVLFEAMRVGAAGNLILGTIHGATTRDVFERIVYDIGVAPTSFKATDIVVIAAPIRIGGGMEKKRRVIQISEVTKSRWGENVDADKIFADIMRYNPAKDELEATDLLDMGQSEIIGRIAKEWGMNIEMAIENISLRTKIRKKIVEYGKKRNELLEARSVRDCNNAFWVFTEESRREHGIPDYKEIEKRWMEWFKEYAGKVR
- a CDS encoding DUF87 domain-containing protein, with translation MVINISDGKTRKGSISEKLYVLGRREKAEGGILNIGRYYALDKSLGSNVYVDGAKPHVILICGKRGYGKSYTMGTFIEEISLMDESIRKNIGVVVIDTLGIYWTSFFENKKQEGALSRWGCSPTGLKIKVLSSPDSVNEYRKKGIDAEKFSLRTSEITPSQWCQLFGAELIEPLGVAVARAINEMDIDYSIDDIIAFIKKDRRTRDEIKGAGENFFNMAKSWNVFDREGLPLDKIVKNGEIMILDISLFSEELKIIIVAVLSRKIFERRVRERKKDEERIMEHRNTDETSEKIFPMVCMAIDEAQVFLPYEKKISKDVLIKQWMRQGRQPGLSLVLATQRPSALDPEVLSHSDIIICHRLTAQEDIDALNKVRPTYMQGEISEALKKVGAEKGVALIIDDTSESVHIIKIRPRLSWHGGEEPSAMVK
- the larE gene encoding ATP-dependent sacrificial sulfur transferase LarE, translated to MKEAKKVAVAFSGGVDSSLVAKAAVDAGIETVAITIDSPLFSRREIKNASLASEEIGIRQIVVKSCGLPVENTPMRCYHCKKNVAKLWKKVGGKRGFHTIADGVTVTDINDRFRPGVDASSEEKIWHPLVDAGFTKEDVVAVARNVGLSMWDKPSDACLASRISYGEAITLKKLGMVEGAEDFLIGLSKKIRVRIHDSIARIEVLPEDFEKIVGMREQIIEKFKKIGFTHITLDLRGYRSGSTNEELNRRP
- the hutU gene encoding urocanate hydratase is translated as MAKIKAKRGKELRCKGWKQEAILRMLENNLENAELPEQLIVYGGTGKAARNWECYNKIVESLKELEDDETLLIQSGKPVGIFRTKNNSPSVLIANSNIVPKWSTWEKFYELEDLGLIMYGQMTAGSWCYIGTQGIIQGTYETFAACARKHFNGTLKGKFVLSGGLGGMGGAQPLAIKMAGGASIIVECDEKRIDRRIKSGFCDGKTDDMDEAIEMVMNAREEGEATSIGLLGNCADVHPEMAKRKIIPDVVTDQTSAHDALNGYVPSGYYGSNLNEAIELRREEPQKYIEKAMKSMVEHCRAMLAFQKNGSIVFDYGNNLRGQAYEAGLKNAFGYPGFVLAYIRPMFCEGRGPFRWLALTGNKEDIIKTDKLVMDMFPDNKTLVNWIKLAEKYLPWEGLPARVCWLGYGERDKFALAINKMVREGKIGPVAITRDHLDAGSVASPNRETEGMKDGSDAIADWPLLNALINCAAGADSISVHNGGGVGIGLSTHAGMVVVCDGTEETDERIKRVFIADPGIGIVRHADAGYNDAIQFVCRMNIKIPMARK
- a CDS encoding Lrp/AsnC ligand binding domain-containing protein yields the protein MAIGFILISTAPAKEHEVYSELLKIEEVVELHPLFGEYDLIAKVEAKDFDELGQIVVDKIRTIKGVADTKTLTGTKF